The following coding sequences are from one Brienomyrus brachyistius isolate T26 chromosome 15, BBRACH_0.4, whole genome shotgun sequence window:
- the LOC125708897 gene encoding zona pellucida sperm-binding protein 3-like — protein sequence MGLQSSIVVVLLLFGWVCNAWPPLKMSPAVTLYPVSIKSNIEAQTAIAAVSKAQTQLGQSVAAAISRVQAALGQVRPMVATTTASVPLGQVQFGKREPPSATGSQGLLQLGQVGPAVAASPPAQTSPNAVKATCSESSVIVEVQRDLMGTGRLVQPADITLGGCAAVAQDASAQVLRFESKLQDCGSQLMMTDNSLVYTFALIYVPTGIGGTPIVRTNGAVLSIECHYLRKHNVSSNALVPTWVPFSTTKAAEDILVFSLKLMADDWQLERTSNAFFLGDLLNIEASVTVANHHPLRVSVDSCVATSTSDVTSVPRYDLVVNHGCLSDSKLPGSNSHFLPQKQDDKLQMQLDAFRFLQATSNLIYITCLLKATVASGPTDETHKACSFSSTRWTAADGNDQVCGCCDADCSPRKARDLTLWWESTATVGPFSVAEKPLLHGGHQAPGAEMSKVEDQTAHTGVSPEYMALAGVLAAVALLVVGVLGFVLHWK from the exons ATGGGACTGCAGAGTAGCATTGTAGTAGTACTGCTCTTATTTGGTTGGGTTTGTAATGCTTGGCCTCCTTTGAAAATGAGCCCAGCGGTTACTCTATACCCTGTGTCTATAAAGTCAAATATAGAAGCACAGACTGCAATAGCTGCTGTCTCTAAGGCACAGACACAGTTAGGGCAGTCAGTAGCAGCTGCCATCTCTCGGGTGCAAGCAGCGTTGGGACAGGTGAGGCCGATGGTAGCTACCACAACAGCTTCTGTCCCCCTGGGCCAAGTACAATTTGGGAAGCGAGAACCACCATCAGCCACTGGTTCCCAGGGCCTGCTACAACTTGGCCAGGTGGGGCCAGCTGTGGCTGCCTCCCCCCCAGCGCAGACAAGTCCCAATGCTGTCAAGGCAACATGTAGTGAGAGCTCGGTTATTGTGGAAGTGCAGAGAGACCTGATGGGCACTGGCCGACTGGTCCAGCCTGCCGATATAACGTTGGGAGGCTGTGCAGCAGTGGCACAGGATGCTTCTGCTCAGGTTCTGAGGTTTGAGTCTAAGCTGCAAGATTGTGGGAGCCAACTGATG ATGACTGACAACTCTCTCGTGTACACCTTCGCCCTGATCTATGTTCCTACTGGAATCGGTGGCACACCTATTGTACGGACTAATGGTGCTGTGCTCAGTATTGAGTGCCACTATTTGAG GAAGCACAATGTGAGCAGTAATGCACTGGTGCCAACTTGGGTTCCCTTCTCTACTACAAAGGCTGCCGAGGACATCCTGGTCTTCTCACTTAAGCTCATGGCTG ATGACTGGCAGCTTGAAAGAACCTCAAATGCCTTcttcctgggggatctcctgaACATTGAAGCCTCTGTGACTGTGGCAAACCACCATCCCCTTCGGGTGTCTGTGGACAGCTGTGTGGCCACGTCAACCTCGGATGTGACTTCTGTCCCTAGATATGACTTGGTGGTAAACCATGG CTGCCTGAGTGACAGCAAGCTGCCTGGCTCCAATTCCCACTTCCTACCCCAAAAGCAGGATGACAAGCTGCAGATGCAGCTGGATGCCTTCAGGTTCTTGCAGGCCACTAGCAATTTG ATCTATATTACTTGCCTTTTGAAAGCAACAGTAGCATCTGGGCCTACAGATGAGACGCACAAGGCCTGTTCTTTCTCTTCTACCAG GTGGACAGCTGCAGATGGTAATGAccaggtgtgtggctgctgtGACGCCGACTGCAGTCCCAGGAAAGCAAGAGATCTGA CTCTGTGGTGGGAAAGTACAGCTACCGTGGGCCCATTTTCTGTGGCTGAGAAGCCTCTGCTGCATGGTGGTCATCAGGCCCCAGGAGCTGAGATGTCCAAGGTAGAGGACCAAACTGCTCACACTG GTGTTTCCCCCGAGTACATGGCTTTGGCTGGAGTGCTTGCTGCAGTTGCACTGCTGGTCGTTGGTGTTCTGGGGTTTGTGCTACATTGGAAATGA